From a single Wenzhouxiangella sp. XN24 genomic region:
- the clpA gene encoding ATP-dependent Clp protease ATP-binding subunit ClpA, which translates to MLSSELEFCLNEAFRRARDQRHEFMTVEHLLLALLDVPAAVDILKACGANLTTLQRELTEFIDETTPRLGDDDEQDVQPTLGFQRVLQRAVFHVQSSGRKEVTASNVLVAIFGEKQSHAVYLLGLQDVSRLDVVNYISHGLTRAGEEAAEKPEAGEGNEPEKDVDGDPLEKYATNLNALAADGKIDPLIGRELEIERTVEILCRRRKNNPLYVGEAGVGKTALAEGLALMIVEGRVPDVLNDCTIYALDMGTLVAGTKYRGDFEKRLKAVLGALRKNPGGILFIDEIHTVIGAGAASGGVMDASNLIKPVLANGQLRCIGSTTYQEYRGIFEKDHALARRFQKIDVLEPSVQETVQILKGLQSRFEDHHGIKYAEEAIQAAADLSARHINDRQLPDKAIDVIDEAGASLRLQSPDPANAVVEVELIENIVAKMARIPPKSVSASDKDLLKNLERNLKLVIYGQDSAVETLSSAIKMARSGLRDENKPVGSFLFAGPTGVGKTEVTRQLAMALGIELVRFDMSEYMERHTVSRLIGAPPGYVGFDQGGLLTEAVAKTPHCVLLLDEIEKAHPEVFNLLLQVMDHGTLTDNNGRKADFRNVIIVLTTNAGAQEMNRSSIGFTEQDHATDGMEAIRKLFSPEFRNRLDGIIEFSTLDPKTISRVVDKLVVELEAQLQDRLVTLELDEEAREWIAAKGYDPKMGARPMARIIQEHIKRPLAEELLFGTLISGGHIRVRLDAEADRLVLDTEPLETPEPVAQD; encoded by the coding sequence ATGTTAAGCAGCGAACTGGAATTCTGTCTCAATGAGGCTTTTCGTCGGGCCCGGGACCAGCGGCACGAATTCATGACCGTGGAGCACCTGTTGCTCGCCCTGCTGGATGTCCCGGCGGCGGTCGACATCCTCAAGGCTTGCGGGGCCAACCTGACGACCCTGCAGCGGGAGCTCACCGAATTCATCGACGAGACGACCCCCCGCCTGGGGGACGACGACGAGCAGGACGTGCAGCCGACCCTGGGCTTCCAGCGGGTACTGCAGCGGGCCGTATTCCACGTGCAGTCGAGCGGCCGCAAGGAAGTGACGGCGTCGAACGTGCTGGTGGCCATTTTCGGCGAGAAACAGTCGCACGCCGTGTATCTGCTGGGGCTGCAGGACGTCTCCCGGCTCGACGTCGTCAACTACATTTCCCATGGCCTCACGCGGGCCGGGGAAGAGGCGGCCGAGAAACCGGAGGCCGGCGAGGGCAATGAGCCCGAGAAAGACGTCGACGGCGACCCGCTCGAGAAGTACGCCACCAACCTGAACGCGCTGGCGGCGGACGGCAAGATCGATCCGTTGATCGGGCGGGAGCTCGAAATCGAGCGCACGGTGGAGATTCTCTGCCGGCGCCGCAAGAACAACCCGCTCTATGTCGGGGAAGCCGGGGTCGGCAAGACGGCGCTGGCCGAGGGGCTGGCGCTGATGATCGTCGAGGGCCGCGTGCCCGACGTGCTGAACGACTGCACGATCTATGCGCTCGACATGGGCACCCTGGTGGCGGGCACCAAGTACCGCGGCGATTTCGAGAAACGCCTCAAGGCGGTGCTCGGCGCGTTGCGCAAGAATCCCGGCGGGATCCTGTTCATCGACGAGATCCATACCGTGATCGGCGCCGGCGCGGCCTCGGGCGGCGTCATGGACGCCTCGAACCTGATCAAGCCGGTGCTCGCCAACGGGCAGCTGCGCTGCATCGGTTCCACGACCTACCAGGAATACCGCGGGATTTTCGAGAAGGACCACGCGCTCGCGCGGCGTTTCCAGAAGATCGACGTGCTGGAACCCAGCGTCCAGGAGACGGTGCAGATCCTCAAGGGCCTGCAGTCGCGCTTCGAGGATCACCACGGCATCAAGTACGCGGAGGAGGCGATCCAGGCCGCGGCCGACCTGTCTGCGCGCCATATCAACGACCGGCAGCTGCCGGACAAGGCCATCGACGTCATTGACGAGGCCGGGGCCAGCCTGCGGCTGCAGTCACCCGATCCGGCCAATGCCGTGGTCGAAGTGGAGCTGATCGAGAACATCGTGGCGAAGATGGCGCGGATTCCGCCGAAGAGCGTGTCGGCTTCGGACAAGGACCTGCTCAAGAACCTCGAACGCAATCTCAAGCTCGTGATCTACGGGCAGGATTCGGCGGTCGAGACGCTCTCGTCGGCGATCAAGATGGCCCGCTCCGGATTGCGTGACGAGAACAAGCCGGTCGGCAGCTTCCTGTTCGCGGGTCCGACCGGGGTCGGCAAGACGGAGGTCACCCGCCAGCTGGCCATGGCGCTGGGGATCGAGCTGGTGCGTTTCGACATGTCGGAGTACATGGAGCGGCACACCGTCTCGCGCCTCATCGGGGCGCCGCCGGGCTACGTCGGCTTCGACCAGGGCGGGCTGCTCACCGAGGCGGTCGCCAAGACCCCGCACTGCGTGCTGCTGCTCGACGAGATCGAGAAAGCCCACCCCGAGGTGTTCAACCTGCTGCTGCAGGTCATGGACCATGGCACGCTGACCGACAACAACGGGCGCAAGGCCGATTTCCGCAACGTGATCATCGTGCTGACCACCAACGCGGGCGCGCAGGAAATGAACCGCAGCAGCATCGGCTTCACGGAACAGGACCATGCGACAGACGGCATGGAAGCGATCCGCAAGCTGTTCTCACCCGAATTCCGCAATCGCCTCGACGGCATCATCGAGTTCAGCACGCTGGATCCGAAGACCATCAGCCGCGTGGTGGACAAGCTGGTGGTCGAACTGGAGGCCCAGCTGCAGGACCGGCTCGTCACGCTCGAGCTCGATGAAGAGGCGCGGGAGTGGATTGCGGCGAAAGGCTATGACCCGAAGATGGGCGCACGCCCCATGGCGCGGATCATCCAGGAGCACATCAAGCGGCCCCTCGCCGAGGAGTTGCTGTTCGGTACGCTGATCTCGGGCGGACACATCCGCGTGCGCCTGGATGCCGAGGCCGATCGGCTGGTGCTCGATACGGAGCCGCTGGAGACGCCGGAGCCGGTGGCCCAGGACTGA
- the clpS gene encoding ATP-dependent Clp protease adapter ClpS, with product MSDPHEKQDQGMALEDARPQVKRPPLFRVVMLNDDFTPMEFVVEVLERFFGLDRTRATRVMLEVHTRGRGVCGVFPYDIAETRVVQVTEYARQHQHPLMCTMEEA from the coding sequence ATGTCCGATCCACACGAGAAACAAGACCAGGGCATGGCCCTGGAGGATGCGCGGCCGCAGGTAAAGCGGCCGCCCTTGTTCCGCGTGGTCATGTTGAATGACGACTTCACGCCGATGGAGTTCGTCGTCGAGGTCCTGGAGAGGTTTTTCGGCCTCGATCGGACCCGGGCGACGCGCGTCATGCTCGAGGTCCATACCCGCGGACGGGGCGTCTGCGGGGTTTTCCCTTACGATATCGCGGAGACGCGCGTCGTCCAGGTGACCGAGTACGCCCGCCAGCATCAGCACCCGCTGATGTGCACTATGGAAGAGGCCTGA
- the gspC gene encoding type II secretion system protein GspC, with protein sequence MAAVLSRINQWTRMPPAQLWADASRVLPPWVCLLLVVVIGWQLARIGWLLVPSAEPDGLPPVQAGVRTTTETSRSSVSVDRIVDAQLFGEATADAPVAVVEQEDAPDTQLSLELKGTVAASDADRALAIISERGGAERVYFVGDAIPGGASLHAVYPDRVLLRRAGRLEALRLPRSEEAVATRPAARAAPAPVRTPAPRAATVQEVVQQGAAALTEIIRPQPVFKDGRQQGYRVYPGRQRQQFAQLGLRPGDLVTQINGMALDDPARGMEIFRSLADATSVTVTVDRNGEIEMLTLDTAALQEGLQGGANENPTE encoded by the coding sequence GTGGCCGCCGTCCTGAGCCGCATCAACCAGTGGACCCGCATGCCGCCTGCCCAGCTCTGGGCCGACGCCTCGCGAGTGCTGCCGCCATGGGTCTGCCTGTTGCTGGTCGTGGTGATCGGCTGGCAGCTGGCCCGCATCGGGTGGCTGCTCGTGCCTTCCGCGGAGCCCGATGGCCTGCCGCCTGTCCAGGCGGGCGTCCGCACGACCACCGAAACGAGCCGGAGCAGCGTCAGCGTCGACCGGATCGTCGATGCGCAACTGTTCGGGGAGGCGACGGCCGACGCGCCGGTAGCCGTGGTCGAACAGGAAGACGCCCCCGATACCCAGTTGAGCCTCGAGCTGAAAGGCACGGTCGCCGCCAGTGATGCCGACCGCGCACTCGCCATCATCTCGGAGCGTGGCGGCGCGGAGCGGGTTTACTTCGTGGGCGACGCCATCCCCGGCGGCGCCTCTCTGCACGCCGTCTACCCGGATCGCGTGCTGTTGCGACGTGCGGGGCGCCTGGAAGCGTTGCGACTGCCCAGGAGCGAGGAAGCCGTCGCCACGCGACCCGCGGCGCGCGCGGCGCCCGCACCGGTGCGCACGCCCGCGCCCCGGGCTGCGACCGTGCAGGAAGTGGTGCAACAGGGCGCGGCCGCCCTGACCGAGATCATCCGCCCGCAACCGGTCTTCAAGGACGGTCGCCAGCAGGGTTACCGGGTCTACCCCGGCCGGCAGCGCCAGCAGTTCGCGCAGCTCGGACTGCGCCCCGGCGACCTGGTGACCCAGATCAACGGCATGGCACTCGACGACCCGGCCCGCGGCATGGAAATATTCCGCAGCCTGGCCGATGCGACCTCGGTCACGGTGACGGTCGATCGCAACGGCGAAATCGAAATGCTGACACTGGACACCGCTGCCTTGCAGGAAGGCCTGCAGGGCGGCGCGAACGAGAACCCCACAGAATGA